The DNA segment GCCGCGGAACTGATTGCCTCCTCCCTGGGGCTCGGCTATCTGCTCAGTGATTCACAGAACAATGGACGGGTGGACAGGATCTTCCTGGCCATCATCCTGCTGGCCATCATTGGCAAGACCACCGACGCCTTGCTGGGGATCGCCGAGAAGTGGGCGGTACGACGATGGGCCTAAGCCTGCAGGACGCCGACCCGCTCACCGAGGCAGAGCATCTCGACTTCTGGGACCGGCAGGCCCGCCGGCTGGATTGGGACACCGAGTGGTCGGCCGTGCACAGCTTCGACCCCGCCCGCCCGCTTCCGGGAGGGGCCGACGGTGGGGACGACGGTGGGGACGACGTCGAACTGACCGTCCCGGTCATCGAATGGTTCGCCGGCGGCCGCCTGAACGTGGCTCACAACTGCGTGGACCGGCACGTCGATGCCGGGTTGGGGAAGAAGGTGGCCCTGCACTTCGAGGGCGAGCCGGGAGACCGGCGCACCGTCACTTACGCGGACCTGCAGGACGAGGTGTCACGGGCCGCCAACGCGCTGCTGTCCCTCGGAGTCGGCAAGGGCGACCGGGTGGTGATCTACCTCCCGGTCCTCGTGGAAACGGTGGTGATCACCCTGGCGTGCGCCCGAATCGGGGCGGTCCACTCGCTGGTGTTCGGCGGTTTCTCGGCCGAAGCCCTCCGTTTCCGCGTCGAAGACACCGGCGCCAAGCTCCTGGTGACCACCGACGGGCAGTATCGTCGCGGCGCTGCGGTCCCCGTGAAGGCCAATGCTGACCAGGCCGTGTCCGGTTCACCCAGCATCGAGCACGTCCTCGTGATCCGCCGCACCGGCGACGACGTCGAGTGGACCGAGGGGCGCGACGTCTGGTGGCACGACGTCGTCGGCTCCGCCTCCCCGCACCACACTCCTGAGGCGTTCGACGCCGAGACCCCCCTGTTTATCATGTACACCTCCGGGACGACCGGTAAGCCCAAGGGTCTGGTCCACACCTCCGGCGGCTACCTCACCCAGGCGTCCTGGAGCTTCGAGTACCTGTTCAGCCACCCCGACCCGGAGCTGCGGGAGCACGACGTCCACTGGTGCACCGCCGACCTGGCCTGGGTCACCGCCCACACCTACGAGATCTACGGTCCGCTCTCCAACGGCGTCACCCAGGTGATCTTCGAGGGCACCCCCAACACGCCGCACCCGGGCCGGCACTTCGAGATCATCGAACGCTACGGCGTCACCAGCTACTACACGGCGCCCACGCTGATCCGGTCGCTGATGGGCTGGTTCCCGGACGGGGTGCCCAACGACTACAACCTGTCCTCGATCCGGCTTCTCGGCACCGTCGGCGAGGCCACCAACCCCGAGGCGTGGCGCTGGTTCAGGGAACACCTCGGGGCGGGCACCGCACCTGTGGTGGACACCTGGTGGCAGTCCGAGACCGGCGCGACCATCCTTTCCCCCCGACCGACCGACCCCTCGTTCAAGCCTGGCTGCGCAACACGTGCGCTGCCCGGTGTCAGCACCCGGATTGTCGACGACGCCGGCCACCCCGTGCCCGTCGGCGAACAAGGCCTGATCGTCGTGGACCGGACCGGACCGGCGATGGCCCGCACCGTGTGGGGCGACCCCCAGCGCTACCTCGATTCCTACTGGCGGAAGTTCGCTGCGCAGGGCTGGTTCCTCGCCGGGGACGGCGCGAGGTACGACGACGACGGCGACACCTGGATCCTCGGGCGGGTGGACGACGTGCTCAACGTGTCAGGGCACCGGCTCTCGACCATCGAGATCGAATCGGCCCTCGTGGCCCACCCCTGGGTGGTCGAGGCCGGTGTCTGCCCTGTTGCTGATCCGCGGACCGGTCACGCAATCGCCGCGTTCGTGGTCCTGTCACCCTCGGAGGGCACCGGTCCCGCCGTCGGGGAGGACGTGGACCGGGTGCTGCGGAACCATGTCGCCGCAGTGATCGGGCCGATCGCGAAACCGACCGCCGTCGTCGTCGTCGACGACGTGCCGAAGACCCGATCCGGGAAGATCATGCGGCGGCTCCTGACCCAGCTGTTCGAGAACACGGCGCTCGGCGACACCACGTCGCTCCAGAACGAGGGGTGCGTGCCCGGCATCGCGGCAGTGCTCGCCGCGCGCCCGGTCCGGTGACCCGCACCTCCTTCCGGTGAGCAACCTGGACATCGGTGATCACCATGTCCCTCACGGATGTCCAGGTTGACCCATCCGGTCCAGGTTGCTCACCCTTCCCGGGCATCGGGCCGCCCCGACGCAGCGTTTGTCGGTTGTTACGCGCGTGTGATCGGGTTGTGCCATGAGCATTGACAAGGATGAACAGAAGCGGCGCGAGGAACGGCTGGCAATTACCCGGATCGTGCTTCGGCCCACCGGAACACCCCTCCCGCTGGCGTTCATGGCGCTGGCAGTGGCGACCATCGGCGTCAGCGCGCTGCAACTGGGGATCATTCCGGCTCAAGAGGAACAGATCGTTGCGCTGGGGATCCTGGTGCTCACGGTACCGCTGCAACTGTTCTCCTCCGTCATTGGCTTCGGCGCCCGTGATCCGATTGCCGGGACAGGGATGGCCATGGTTGCCGGTACCTGGGCGCTGATCGCGGTGGCGATGCTGGTCACCCCGGGGGGCGCATCGATTTCCGCGCTCGGGGTGCTCCTGATTACCGCGGCGGTAGCTATGCTGGCACCGATCCTGGGCGCGAAGGGCAAGCTGGTGGCCGCCGCCGTGCTCGCTGGTTCCGCGCTGCGGTTCGCTTTCACCGGCGTCGCCCACCTGACGGGTGCGGATGGCTGGGAGACCGCCGCCGGGATCTTTGGGTTCGCGCTCGGCGCCCTGGCGATCTACGCAGCGATCGGCTTCGAAACGGAGGAAGCAGGCGGGCCGTTCCATGTCCCGCTGCTGCGCCGCGGATCGGGGACCAAGCCGCTGGCCGACGACATGGGCGAGCAGGTCGAAGGGATAGCCCGGGAGGCGGGCGTCCGCCGCCAGCTGTGAGGTCGCCACTCCGCCAACCACTGCAACGGAGAGCAACAATGTTGGTGCACCGCGATCGTGCTGTCACACTGGTGGGGACCATCCCGAGCGGTTGAGAGATCTGGCTCATTGACACCGCAGCAACCCTGGCCGCTGCCCACGGCAGTGACATTAGGGTGCTAATGCCAGGCACGATGGAGGACAAATATGGCTATTGACCTTTCCCAACCCCTGAAGTTTGCGTACTGGGTTCCCAATGTGAGCGGCGGCCTGGTGGTCTCCACTATTGAGCAGCGCACCGGCTGGGACTTTGAGTACAACAAGAAGCTGGCCCGCATCGCGGAGAACGCTGGGTTCGAGTACGCCCTCTCGCAAACCCGGTATGCGGCAAGCTACGGGGCAGACAAGCAGCACGAGGCGACGGCGTTCTCGCTGGCCCTGCTCGGCGCGACCGAGAAGCTGAAGGTGATTGCCGCCGTCCACCCCGGCATGTGGCAGCCCGGTGTCCTCGCGAAGTTCATCATCACCGCTGATCACATCTCGCAGGGCCGGGCGGCCGTGAACATTGTCTCGGGCTGGTTGAAGAGCGAGTTTACGGGCTTCGGCCTCCCCTGGTTGGAGCACGACGAACGCTACGTCCGCACCGAGGAATTCATCAGAATCCTCCGCGGCCTCTGGACAGAGCAGAACTTCTCGCAGTCCGGCAAGTACTACAACATCACCGACTTCACCCTCAACCCACCACCCGTTGACGTGCCCGGGCGGCCGCACCCGGAGGTCTTCTTCGGTGGGAACTCCACCGCGGCACAGGCCACCGCTGGCCGGGTGGCCGACTGGTACTTCTCCAACGGCAAGGACCTTGAGGGGTTCAAGGAGAACATCGCCGGCGTGCAGGCCTCCGCCGCCGAGGCCGGGCGCAAGCCACGGTTCGGACTCAACGGGTTCGTGATTGCCCGCGACACCGAGAAGGAAGCCCGCGAAACCCTCCGCGAGATTGTGGCCAAGGCACACAAGCCAGCGGTCGAGGGGTTCCGTGGCGCCGTCCAGGAAGCCGGTGCCTCCACCAAGGACGGCAAGGGCATGTGGGCAGATTCCTCCTTTGAGGACCTGATCCAGTACAACGACGGTTTCAAGACCCAGCTGATCGGCACGCCCGAGCAGATTGCCGAGCGGATCGTCGAGTACAAGAAGATCGGCGTCAACCTGATGCTGACCTGCTACCTCCACTTCCAGGAGGAAGTCGAAGCCTTCGGCCAAGACGTCCTCCCCATCGTCCGCGAACTTGAAGCGGACCTCGCCCGCAAAGAGGGCCTGGATTTCATCGTCAACGACGTCACTCACGAGAACATTAAGGCAGGTGTCTAATGGCTGACCGCAGCTTCGGATTCCGTACGCGTGCACTCCATGCAGGGGGCACCCCCGACTCGGCACATGGTGCCCGGGCCGTCCCCATCTACCAGACGACATCGTTCGTGTTCAAGGACACGGCCGACGCCGCAAACCTCTTTGCGCTGCAAAAGTACGGCAACATCTACTCACGGATCGGCAACCCCACGGTCGCGGCCTTCGAGGAGCGGATCGCGTCGCTGGAGGGTGGCATCGGGGCGGTCGCGACGGCGTCGGGCATGAGCGCCGAATTTATCACCTTCGCTGCGCTCTGCCAGGCCGGGGACCATATCGTCGCCGCGTCGCAGCTGTACGGCGGCACCGTCACCCAGCTCGACGTGACGTTGCGCCGGTTTGGCATCGATACCACCTTCGTCCCGGGCACCGACCCAGCCGACTATGCGGCCGCCATCCAGGACAACACGAAGGCCGTCTACGCCGAGGTGATCGCCAACCCATCGGGCGAGGTGGCCGACATTCAGGGGCTGGCGAAGATCGCTCACGACGCCGGTGTGCCGTTGATCATCGACTCCACCCTGAGCACCCCCTACCTGATTCGTCCGATCGAGCACGGCGCCGACATTGTGATCCACTCGGCGACGAAGTTCATCGGCGGGCACGGGACCACCCTGGGCGGCGTCGTCGTCGAGGCCGGCACCTTCAACTGGGGTAACGGCCGGTTCCCCACCATGACCGAACCGGTGCCCTCCTACGGCAACATTCAGTGGTGGGCGAACTTCGGGGAGTACGGGTTCCTGACCAAGCTGCGCACCGAGCAGCTCCGGGACATCGGCCCGTCGCTGTCCCCCATGTCCGCGTTCCAGCTGCTCCAGGGGGTCGAGACGCTGGCCCAGCGGATGGATGAACACCTCTCCAACGCGCAGGCAGTCGCCGAGTGGCTGGAGAACGATCCCCGGGTGGAGTACGTCAACTATGCGGGGCTGCCCTCCCACCGGCACTTCGAGCGGGCCGCCAAGTATTTGCCGCAGGGCCCCGGCTCGGTGTTCAGCTTCGGGGTGAAGGGCGGCCGCGTTGCGGGGCAGACGTTCATCGAGTCGCTGCAGCTGGCCTCCCACCTGGCGAATGTCGGCGACGCACGGACGCTGGTTATCCACCCCGGGTCGACGACGCATCAGCAGCTCTCCGCCGAGCAGCTGGTCACGGCAGGCATCCCCGAGGATCTGGTGAGGATTTCGATCGGCCTGGAGGATCTGGAGGACATCCTGTGGGACCTCGACCAAGCCCTGGACCTCGCTACGGCACCGAACCTGGAGGATAAATTGGACCCGAATGTTGATGGAGTGAAGGCGTGAGCGCTGACCTGGAAACGGCACGTACCTGGGAGGGCCCATCAGCCCCTGAGCGGCTCTCCCTGTTGCGTAATGCCAAGTCGGTGGCGATTGTCGGGGCGTCCGACAAGCCGTCCCGCGCGTCCTACTTCGTGGCGACCTACCTGCAGTCGTCGTCGCCGTACCGCTTGTACTTCGTGAACCCGGTGGCGAAGGAGATCCTGGGCAAGCCCGTGTACGCGTCGCTGGCGGACCTGCCGGAGGTGCCCGACATTGTTGACGTATTCCGGAAGCACGACGACCTGCCAGGTGTCCTCACGGAGGCGAAAGCCGTCGGCGCGAAGACCCTGTGGCTACAGCTCGGTTCCTGGCACGAGGACGTCGCTCACGACGCCGAGGAGGCTGGCCTGAACGTGGTGATGGACCGGTGCATCAAGATTGAACACGCCCGGTTCCACGGCGGGCTGAACCTGGCCGGCTTCAACACCGGCGTGATTTCCTCGAAGCGGCAGGTCACCGCCTAACTCCCGCAAACACGCCGCTAGCTCGGTTAGCGACTCACAGAAACGGCCCCGAGGCCAAGGAACGCCGGTAGGAACCGGTACTCCTTGGCCTTAGGGCCGTTTTTGCGTATCCAGGCTGAACCCGTCGACGTGCTTCAACTAGCCTGATTACCGGAGCGAAAACTACCTTGGCTACCGACGCGAAAGGGCAATCCATGAAGAAGCTCTTACCGATCGCCATTCTGGTGCTTGCCGCCGCGGGGATCACCGTTGGCGTGGTCTTCTCGAACCTTCTCACCGGCCTTGCTTGGGTCGCCCTGGCGCTCGGGCTTTGGGCCTATTCGGCCACCACCGCCGGACGCGCCACACCGGGCGGCGCCAACGCCGGACCAACCGGCACCGGACCAGCCAACGCCGCGAAGGTGTGTCAATACCGTGAGGAACATCCCGACGCCACCATCATGGACGCCGTTCGGGCAACGCGGGCCGGGTAAAACCACTCGACTCCATCCCTCACAGAAACGGCCCTGAGGCCAAGGAACGCCGGTAGGAACCGGCATTCCTTGGCCTCAGGGCCTTTTGTGCGTGGGGTCAGATGCGACCCCAGCTATTTCAGTGCATTCCCGGCGTCCAAAGTTTGACGTAGGCATGCGGCCGGGTCTCAAGACCGGGAAGTTCGTTGAGCGGGCGTGCCGTCGTCGTCGTCGTCGTGCCGTCCGCCGTCGTCATGGTGCAAACGGTGAAGTCGGTGGCGATGCCGATAACGTCGCGGGGGTCGATTCCTGCGGCCCGCACGGCCTCGGGCACTGCGGTGCGGAGCACGTCCACGTAGTTAGGGGGGACCTGGAGCGCCCACTGCGGTGGCAGCCGCTCACCGGCGGCGGCGAGCACCCGATCCATGACCGCGTGCGGGTACTCCAGGACTATCCCACGGCCGCCGTCCCGACGCGGCTACACCGGGATCCGCCTCAGTGGGACTCGACGATCTCCTCGTTGCGAGCGAAGCGGCGGTTCTTCAGGACCGGCAGGAACTCCCGGACGTCGGCGATCCGCCGTCGGGATACGTCAGTGGTCACCACTGACTCATCCTCGTCGGTCAGGAAGACCTGGGGGATGCCCATCGGATCAATGATGGCCGAGTGGCCGATAGTGTGTCCGCTGGAGGTACCGGCAGCAGCGATCCACACGGTGTTCTCGATGGCACGTGCTTTCAGCAGGGTCTCCCAGTGGTCCACCTTGTGATCGCCCTTGAACCAGGCCGCCGGCACCAGGATCAGGTCCGCGCCACGGTCGGCGAGCGCGCGGGCATGTTCGGGGAAGCGGATGTCGTAACAGGTCATCAGCCCGACCGACAGGTCGCCGATCTGGACCACCTTGATGCCGCCGTCGCCCGGTTTGATCCGGGTGGATTCCTGATAGCTGAACGCGTCATAGAGGTGCAGCTTGCGGTACGTATCGACAATCCGGCCGGTGGCATCGACCAGGACGAGCGTGTTGTAGGGGCGATCCTCGCCGCTGGCTTCGTACCCGCCAGCAACCACCGCGATCCCCAGTTCGACGGCCATGAAGGAAAGTTGCTGCACGAACTTGGACCAGTTTTCGTCGACGGCGGCAGCGAGAGACCCTTCCACCTTCCCAATGGAGAACATGGATTCCTCCGGAAAGACGATCAGCTCCGAGGACTCCGAGCGGGCCTGCTCGGAAAGCCTGCGCATGGTCAACAAGTTCTCCGAAACGTCCCCACTCGGGCGGAACTGCCCAACACTGATCTTCATCGTTTCCGCTTTCAGTTAAGAAACAGGTGCCCTCACAGCGTACCGAATGCCGCCAGGTCCTATCGTTGGGTTATGAGACTGCAACGTATTGTCCCTGGCCCTGACCAGGAATCCGTCTGGGACTACCCGCGACCGCCACGGTTGGAAACCACCTCCGAGCGGGTGGTGATCGAGTTTGGTGGGGTGGTCATCGCTGACACCACCAACGCGGTCCGAGTCCTGGAAACCAGCCACCCGCCGGTGTACTACGTGCCGATCTCCGATTTTGAGGGTGGCGCGCTGGTCCCCGCGGAAGGCTCATCCCTGTGTGAGTACAAGGGGATGGCCGCCTATTACGACGTCGTCAGCCGGCGCCACCGGGCACCGCGGGCCGGGTGGACCTATCCCACCCCGACCGCAGGGTTCGAACCCCTACGCACCCGGATAGCCATCTACCCGGGTGCCATGGACAAATGCCTGATCGACGGCGAGGAGGTCCAGGCGCAGGAAGGGGACTTCTACGGTGGCTGGATTACCAAGCGCGTTGTCGGGCCCTTCAAGGGAGCGCCCGGCACCTGGGGGTGGTGAACCGCCGGTGCAGCGTGTCGTTGCGGCGCCGGCCGGGCGACGCCCAGCTAACACCCATTCAAGCCTGATAGCTTCGCAGGTTGATTAACCAACTGGCAGGAGATCGTTGTGCGGAAGAAGTTGTTACTGAGTATTGCTTTGGCCGGGATTGTCTCGGTGGTGTCGGCATGTGGCACCGCGGATGACGGTAGTGAATCGGGATCCGAGACGTCGCAGGCGCCCGCCAATGAGAGCGCGGCACCCGAGGCAGCACCAGAGGTAGCCGACCCTGACCTGGAAGGTGTGCCCGACGTGGTGGCGGTGGTCAACGGGACCGAAATTCCAAAGACCGACTTCGAGTCTGTGTACACCGCCCAGTACGAGACGGCAGCAACACAGTCCCAGATGTCAGGTGAGCCCGTCGATCAGGACGCCCTGAAGAGCCAGACCATCGAGGGCATGATCGGTACCGAACTGCTGATCCAGGAAGCGTCCGAGCGGGGTATCGAGGCAACCGACGAAGCGATCGCCACCGCACTCGACGAGCTCGTTGCGACCTACCAGCTCAGTTCAGCCGACGAGTTCTACGCGACCCTGGCTGAACAGGGCACCGACGAGGAAACCGTCAACGAGCAGCTCGCCACCCAGGTTCAGGTGGAGCAGCTGATAGAGGAAGAGGCTGGCGACACCGCGCCCACCGAGGAGGAGCTCACCGCCGCCTACGACGAGGCAGTGGCACAGCAGGAGGAGCAGAACGCCGCCAGCGAACAGGAACCCGAGATTCCCCCGTTTGAAGAGGTGCGCACCGCTCTCGAGGAGCAGCTCCAGACGCAGAAGCAGTCGGCTGCCGCCGATTCCCTGGTCTCCAGCCTCCGTGAGGCTGCTGATGTGACGGTCAACCTGTAGCCCAGGGACCGTCAGGCGGCGCCAAGGCGATCAGCCCGCGGCGCCGCCGACAGCTTGCACCGGTACGACTGGCTCCATCGCGAACCAGGACGCCAGCTCTTCCGCCGGTAGCGGCCTGGCGTAGTGGTACCCCTGCGCGAGGTCGCAGTCGAGGCCGATCAGGGCCTCTCGTTGCCCCTCGGTCTCGACGCCCTCAGCCACCGCCTTGATACCGACGGCGTGGGCCAACTGCACGCAGCTGGCCACGATTGCCGAGTCGCCACTGTTGATACCCAACCCCGAAACGAAGGATCGGTCGATTTTCAGCTCATCAATGGGGAACTGCCTCAGGTAGGTGAGGCTTGAGTAGCCGGTCCCGAAGTCATCGACAGCCAACCCGACACCGAGTGCCTTCAACGCGCTGAGCGCCCGCAGGGCTGCCTCCGGTCCCACCATCAGCGAGGTCTCGGTCAATTCCAGGGTCAGCAGCGACGGGTCGAAGCCATGGCGGCCCAACACCGAGGCGACCCGTCGTGGCAGTTCCGGGTCGGCCAGCTGACGGGTGGAGAGGTTTACGGCCATCTCCACCGGCCCACGGTTGGGATCCTCGTCGGCCCAGCGCACTGCCTGGGCGACCACCTCGTTGAGCACCCACGCCCCCAGTTCGCGAATCACACCCGACTCCTCCGCGAGGCCGATAAACTCCGACGGCGGCAACAGTCCCCGGCGGGGATGCTCCCACCGGACGAGTGCCTCCACCCCGGTCAGCCGTCCGTCCCGCAGGTTCACCCGGGGCTGGTAGTACACGCGCAACTCGCCATCGCTGATTGCGTGGCGGAGCTCCCCCACGAGCTGCAACCGATCCACCGCGGGATCCGATTGCGAGGGATCGTGCAGTTCCCAGGTGTTCCGCCCGCTGGCCTTTGCCTGGTACATGGCGATGTCGGACCGGCGCAGCAAGCGTTCCGCGGCGTCACCGTCCTCGCAGACCGCCGCACCAATGCTGGCGCTCACCACCACCTCAAGGCCCTCAATCACCAACGGTTCCTGGAGGGCGCCCAGCAGCCGTTCTGCCATTTGACCCACCTCGTCGACCGCGGTCGCGCCGCTGACGGCCGCGACGACGACGAACTCGTCCCCCGACAGCCGGGCGATGCACAGGGGATCACGGGCAGCGACCTGGAGCCGTCGCGCCACCGAGCTGAGTAGTTCGTCGCCCGCGGCATGGCCGAGGCTGTCATTGACCGCCTTGAAATGGTCCAGGTCGACGAAGAACACCACGGTGCGCCGTCCAGGTGCGACGCCGGCGAGAGCGGCATCCAACGCGGTGACCAACGCGGGGCGGTTCAGCAGCCCGGTCAGGGGGTCATGGGATGCAAGACGCCGCATCACTGCCTCGGCCGCGGCGCACCGCGCCTCCGACTCTTCAGCCTGACGCCTCGCTTCGAGAAGGTGTTCTTCGTAGCGGCGCCGCTGGTGCGCCCCGAAGATCCCGACCCGCACCATGGCCGGAGTGCACCCGGACGGGGGCACCCGGGTTGCGGACAGCAGTGCAGCACGCCGCACCCCGTCCCTGCCGATCACCTCCAGCGCCTGTTCCTCGACCGAACCGATCAGGTGCAGCTGCGGGACACAGTGCATGGTGTACAGGAACTGGTCGCTGGCGGGCAGCAACTGGTGCAGCGGTGTTGCGAGCAGGTCCGCGCGGGCGTAACCCGACCAGGAGAGGAAGGTGCCGTTGACGGCGGTGATGGTGCCGTCGTCGTCGGTCAGCAGATACCCACAGGGAGCTTGTTGGAACAACGCCTCGTAGTCCAGCCCGTCGCCGTTCACGGCGAGCGCCGGGGCGCGGGCTGTGCCCGCTCATGAAACGCCATTGCTGCCACCTAGGAAAGCGTGTGCGACGGTCGGTCTGTGGCCGTCGGCTCCTCACTGAACTGTCGGCGGGTACGCTGGAAATGTAAGGGGTCTAAGGGTGCCGGCGCCGAATCCGGATGGGACCCTTGATCGTCGTCGGGTCGATGACCGTCCCGCCCTGGGTGATCTCCACTTCGCCGGCCGCCACCAACCGCCTGGCGGCGTCGCGGGACGCGTCCATCAGGTCCCGCCACTGCCCGTCGGAGACGGCGCGGGCGGCCTCCGACGGGCAGATCGTCGCCTCGGGTGCGCGATCGTCGAGCAACCGCCGGATGGCGGCCTCAAGGAGCTGGCCGGTGCCGGCGCTGGCGGGGTCCACTAGCTGGTCTAGCCGATCAGGTCGTTGATGACGATGGTCTGGTCGCGGTCCGGGCCCACCCCGATGGCTGAGAACCGTGCGCCCGACATCTTCTCCAGCGCCCTTACGTAGACCTGCGCGTTCTCCGGCAGGTCGTCGATGGTGCGTGCCGTGGTGATGTCCTCGGTCCAGCCCTCGAAGTACTCGAAGATGGGCTTGGCGTGGTGGAAGTCGGTCTGGGTCATCGGCATCTCGTCGTGCCTGACGCCGTCGACGTCGTACGCCACGCACACCGGGATCCGTTCGATCCCAGTGAGTACGTCAAGCTTGGTCACGAAGTAGTCGGTGAAGCCATTGACCCGGGCAGCGTGGCGGGCAAGAACGGCGTCGTACCAGCCACAGCGGCGGGGACGGCCAGTGTTGACACCGAACTCGCCGCCCTTCGTCTGCAGGTACATGCCCATGTCGTCGAACAGTTCGGTGGGGAACGGTCCAGCTCCCACCCGCGTGGTGTAGGCCTTGATGATGCCCACGGCGCGGCTGATCCGGGTGGGGCCGATGCCCGAACCGACCGACGCGCCACCGGCCGTGGGGTTCGACGAGGTCACGAACGGGTAGGTGCCGTGGTCCACGTCGAGGAAGGTGGCCTGGCCGCCCTCCATGAGGACCACCTTTCCGGCGTCGAGCGCTTCATTGAGCACGTAGGTGGAGTCGATGACCAGCGGCCGGAGGCGGTCGGCGAAGCCGAGGAAGTACTCGACCACTTCCTCCACCTCCACGTCGCGGCGGTTGTATACCTTGACCAGGAGTTCGTTCTTCTGGGCGAGGGAGCCTTCAACCTTCTGCCGCAGGATCGATTCGTCGAAGACGTCCTGGACGCGGATACCGAGCCGGGCCACCTTGTCCATGTAGGCGGGCCCGATACCGCGCCCGGTGGTGCCGATCGCCCGCTTGCCGAGGAATCGTTCGGTGACTTTGTCCAGGACCTGGTGGTACGGCGCCACCAGGTGGGCGTTCGCCGAAATGCGCAGCTTTGAGGTGTCGGCGCCGCGGGCTTCAAGCCCTTCGATCTCTTCGAACAGTGCTTCGAGGTTGATGACGCACCCGTTTCCGATGATCGGGATCGCGTTGGGGCTCAGGATGCCTGCGGGCAGCAGCTTCAGCTCGTATTTTTCACCGCCGACGACCACGGTGTGCCCCGCGTTGTTTCCGCCGTTCGGCTTGACGACGTAGTCAACCCGTCCGCCGAGCAGGTCGGTTGCTTTGCCTTTACCTTCGTCGCCCCACTGGGCTCCGACAATAACGATCGCTGGCATGGGATCCTCCCCCATCGTTGCGGCAGCACCCGCACCACACGCGATGCCGCCAGAAGTGCATGAGAATGCCCCAAGACCTGCGAGTGCGTGTGCGCAAGAGATCTGGGGCTCTTACCACCCAAGTTTAGCAAGAGATCCCGCCGACCCTCAGCTTGGTGACCAATCGGTGTGGACGGGAGGCTCCTCGAGAGACCCGACCGGTGTGGGATTCGCCTCCCTGTCAGTCGCGGGGTATGC comes from the Arthrobacter sp. CAN_C5 genome and includes:
- the acs gene encoding acetate--CoA ligase, coding for MGLSLQDADPLTEAEHLDFWDRQARRLDWDTEWSAVHSFDPARPLPGGADGGDDGGDDVELTVPVIEWFAGGRLNVAHNCVDRHVDAGLGKKVALHFEGEPGDRRTVTYADLQDEVSRAANALLSLGVGKGDRVVIYLPVLVETVVITLACARIGAVHSLVFGGFSAEALRFRVEDTGAKLLVTTDGQYRRGAAVPVKANADQAVSGSPSIEHVLVIRRTGDDVEWTEGRDVWWHDVVGSASPHHTPEAFDAETPLFIMYTSGTTGKPKGLVHTSGGYLTQASWSFEYLFSHPDPELREHDVHWCTADLAWVTAHTYEIYGPLSNGVTQVIFEGTPNTPHPGRHFEIIERYGVTSYYTAPTLIRSLMGWFPDGVPNDYNLSSIRLLGTVGEATNPEAWRWFREHLGAGTAPVVDTWWQSETGATILSPRPTDPSFKPGCATRALPGVSTRIVDDAGHPVPVGEQGLIVVDRTGPAMARTVWGDPQRYLDSYWRKFAAQGWFLAGDGARYDDDGDTWILGRVDDVLNVSGHRLSTIEIESALVAHPWVVEAGVCPVADPRTGHAIAAFVVLSPSEGTGPAVGEDVDRVLRNHVAAVIGPIAKPTAVVVVDDVPKTRSGKIMRRLLTQLFENTALGDTTSLQNEGCVPGIAAVLAARPVR
- the sfnG gene encoding dimethylsulfone monooxygenase SfnG, whose protein sequence is MAIDLSQPLKFAYWVPNVSGGLVVSTIEQRTGWDFEYNKKLARIAENAGFEYALSQTRYAASYGADKQHEATAFSLALLGATEKLKVIAAVHPGMWQPGVLAKFIITADHISQGRAAVNIVSGWLKSEFTGFGLPWLEHDERYVRTEEFIRILRGLWTEQNFSQSGKYYNITDFTLNPPPVDVPGRPHPEVFFGGNSTAAQATAGRVADWYFSNGKDLEGFKENIAGVQASAAEAGRKPRFGLNGFVIARDTEKEARETLREIVAKAHKPAVEGFRGAVQEAGASTKDGKGMWADSSFEDLIQYNDGFKTQLIGTPEQIAERIVEYKKIGVNLMLTCYLHFQEEVEAFGQDVLPIVRELEADLARKEGLDFIVNDVTHENIKAGV
- a CDS encoding O-acetylhomoserine aminocarboxypropyltransferase/cysteine synthase family protein produces the protein MADRSFGFRTRALHAGGTPDSAHGARAVPIYQTTSFVFKDTADAANLFALQKYGNIYSRIGNPTVAAFEERIASLEGGIGAVATASGMSAEFITFAALCQAGDHIVAASQLYGGTVTQLDVTLRRFGIDTTFVPGTDPADYAAAIQDNTKAVYAEVIANPSGEVADIQGLAKIAHDAGVPLIIDSTLSTPYLIRPIEHGADIVIHSATKFIGGHGTTLGGVVVEAGTFNWGNGRFPTMTEPVPSYGNIQWWANFGEYGFLTKLRTEQLRDIGPSLSPMSAFQLLQGVETLAQRMDEHLSNAQAVAEWLENDPRVEYVNYAGLPSHRHFERAAKYLPQGPGSVFSFGVKGGRVAGQTFIESLQLASHLANVGDARTLVIHPGSTTHQQLSAEQLVTAGIPEDLVRISIGLEDLEDILWDLDQALDLATAPNLEDKLDPNVDGVKA
- a CDS encoding CoA-binding protein, which encodes MSADLETARTWEGPSAPERLSLLRNAKSVAIVGASDKPSRASYFVATYLQSSSPYRLYFVNPVAKEILGKPVYASLADLPEVPDIVDVFRKHDDLPGVLTEAKAVGAKTLWLQLGSWHEDVAHDAEEAGLNVVMDRCIKIEHARFHGGLNLAGFNTGVISSKRQVTA
- a CDS encoding carbon-nitrogen hydrolase family protein; the encoded protein is MKISVGQFRPSGDVSENLLTMRRLSEQARSESSELIVFPEESMFSIGKVEGSLAAAVDENWSKFVQQLSFMAVELGIAVVAGGYEASGEDRPYNTLVLVDATGRIVDTYRKLHLYDAFSYQESTRIKPGDGGIKVVQIGDLSVGLMTCYDIRFPEHARALADRGADLILVPAAWFKGDHKVDHWETLLKARAIENTVWIAAAGTSSGHTIGHSAIIDPMGIPQVFLTDEDESVVTTDVSRRRIADVREFLPVLKNRRFARNEEIVESH
- a CDS encoding DUF427 domain-containing protein, with translation MRLQRIVPGPDQESVWDYPRPPRLETTSERVVIEFGGVVIADTTNAVRVLETSHPPVYYVPISDFEGGALVPAEGSSLCEYKGMAAYYDVVSRRHRAPRAGWTYPTPTAGFEPLRTRIAIYPGAMDKCLIDGEEVQAQEGDFYGGWITKRVVGPFKGAPGTWGW
- a CDS encoding SurA N-terminal domain-containing protein; amino-acid sequence: MRKKLLLSIALAGIVSVVSACGTADDGSESGSETSQAPANESAAPEAAPEVADPDLEGVPDVVAVVNGTEIPKTDFESVYTAQYETAATQSQMSGEPVDQDALKSQTIEGMIGTELLIQEASERGIEATDEAIATALDELVATYQLSSADEFYATLAEQGTDEETVNEQLATQVQVEQLIEEEAGDTAPTEEELTAAYDEAVAQQEEQNAASEQEPEIPPFEEVRTALEEQLQTQKQSAAADSLVSSLREAADVTVNL